In one Candidatus Neomarinimicrobiota bacterium genomic region, the following are encoded:
- the fliJ gene encoding flagellar export protein FliJ — translation MARKGFQHKRLLDVKALILNIKSLALRESEDMHRNRSKRLGEIRAQKRAHLDADNPTGGHQPVSSRDLQIHTWYTEQLNEDLRRQVHKVRMAEQEVRQRRKVVEKSAKEKRTLEKLKEHQDRAARQETEREEQRQLDEIAGRQHSRGEGPEPS, via the coding sequence GTGGCTAGGAAAGGCTTTCAGCATAAGCGGCTGCTTGACGTCAAGGCCCTGATTCTGAACATCAAATCCCTGGCCTTGCGGGAATCGGAAGACATGCATCGCAACCGGTCCAAACGATTAGGCGAAATTCGTGCTCAAAAGCGGGCTCACCTTGATGCAGACAATCCCACTGGCGGCCATCAGCCAGTATCCAGCCGTGACCTGCAGATACACACCTGGTACACCGAGCAGCTCAACGAAGACCTTCGACGCCAGGTACACAAGGTTAGAATGGCGGAGCAGGAGGTGCGGCAGCGGCGAAAGGTGGTTGAGAAATCCGCTAAGGAAAAGCGGACCCTGGAGAAGCTGAAAGAGCACCAGGACCGGGCCGCCCGCCAGGAGACGGAGCGTGAGGAGCAGCGGCAACTGGACGAGATTGCCGGACGACAGCACTCTCGTGGGGAAGGACCGGAGCCATCATGA
- a CDS encoding flagellar hook-length control protein FliK yields MMNSGGAQVSQAGSPQLTSMKGKGNGALAASLAGSLFSLVPGAGKSAQGFEGLLQQLLGHLPGLGKQLTRKPVVAGQNPPEGQVISRPKVAAPNRRSTGSANAPVLRFGEATWRSPTPQIPEGLGIQVPGAQQEGVLSSVVVPAEEVSPGGASMKASKQPGSGAGFPASGQVPRHRPASHTRSQPGLGTSPSRQAEGVRGSPPDGGSVPTRKGRVLDGGKPAEPAGVMAKAGVVTNTRASGVQPTVNTAGQQSESEGTAVSSRSAGVHGNSRPARSAGPPTGKPAHVLPAAGNNQSDAPSSGVQRPSDPSRSDSRPGIDVRPSRPRTGSRISSNRMQVHTEPDHSPQGINGKAKGVTSGMVVKQPHPRVPLTRSDTVEPRPQGGADGNPAEGRISNQGRLGMNLPQPDRPVVPVTAQGTSGSTSSSRAATERSTGRGTSRVRIDGQRSAASLRVEDSRGSGSHSATSLTNQDGLRRSPSNDERISRGFVKPVQVGVQRSGERWGDESPAPLTHSLPTSAPAPLEVSASLASLARLTVLYYSRFAGGEQRSSVFTFNGGSLGNVQLTFQESNAATTLHIVVESPEARQMLQRALPNLEQEWAHQGLNFSDVNVEVGDTGRGSGFLSQGNPTRTPALESAVIDEVAADEESEGVRNYGYNTVEFVA; encoded by the coding sequence ATGATGAACAGTGGTGGAGCCCAGGTCTCCCAGGCGGGTTCTCCCCAGTTGACCAGCATGAAGGGGAAAGGCAACGGTGCCCTAGCGGCATCGCTGGCCGGCTCTCTTTTCTCTCTGGTCCCCGGTGCCGGTAAAAGCGCCCAGGGATTCGAGGGTCTGCTGCAGCAACTGCTGGGACACCTGCCTGGGCTGGGCAAGCAACTAACTCGCAAGCCGGTGGTTGCGGGCCAGAATCCACCAGAGGGACAGGTTATTTCACGTCCCAAGGTGGCGGCCCCGAACCGGCGGTCAACGGGTTCGGCGAATGCCCCTGTTCTTCGGTTTGGTGAGGCAACCTGGAGATCACCAACCCCGCAAATTCCTGAAGGGCTCGGGATCCAAGTTCCCGGTGCTCAACAGGAGGGGGTGTTATCCTCGGTCGTTGTACCGGCTGAGGAGGTGAGTCCGGGCGGTGCTTCAATGAAGGCTTCCAAGCAACCTGGTTCGGGCGCTGGTTTTCCGGCCTCGGGTCAAGTCCCGCGGCACCGTCCAGCCTCCCACACCCGATCCCAGCCTGGTCTGGGGACATCACCGTCCCGGCAGGCTGAGGGCGTGCGCGGGTCCCCTCCCGACGGAGGGTCCGTGCCGACTCGTAAGGGAAGGGTTCTGGACGGCGGGAAGCCAGCCGAGCCGGCCGGTGTGATGGCGAAAGCGGGCGTTGTGACGAACACCCGGGCGTCTGGAGTTCAACCGACGGTCAATACCGCTGGACAGCAGTCGGAATCTGAAGGCACTGCGGTGTCTTCCCGTTCGGCTGGCGTCCATGGGAACTCCCGCCCAGCTCGCTCCGCTGGTCCACCGACTGGCAAGCCAGCCCACGTGCTGCCTGCGGCCGGTAATAATCAGTCGGACGCCCCTTCATCGGGGGTGCAACGACCGAGTGACCCGTCACGGTCAGATAGCCGGCCGGGGATTGACGTGAGGCCTTCTCGTCCTCGCACTGGTAGCCGGATATCGTCCAACCGTATGCAAGTCCATACGGAGCCGGACCATTCCCCCCAGGGGATTAACGGTAAGGCTAAGGGCGTGACCTCCGGGATGGTGGTCAAGCAGCCCCACCCGCGCGTGCCTTTGACTCGGTCTGATACGGTCGAGCCCAGGCCGCAGGGAGGAGCCGACGGCAATCCAGCCGAAGGGCGCATATCGAACCAGGGGAGGCTGGGAATGAACCTTCCCCAACCGGATCGTCCTGTAGTGCCGGTGACGGCACAGGGGACATCCGGAAGTACCTCTTCGAGCAGGGCAGCGACAGAGCGATCAACCGGACGCGGGACATCCCGGGTGCGGATTGATGGCCAACGTTCAGCTGCGTCCCTGCGAGTAGAGGATAGCAGGGGGAGTGGTTCCCATTCTGCGACCAGCCTCACCAACCAGGACGGATTGCGGCGTTCCCCGTCCAACGACGAGCGGATCAGCCGCGGTTTCGTCAAACCCGTTCAGGTTGGGGTTCAAAGAAGCGGTGAGCGTTGGGGGGATGAGTCCCCTGCTCCCCTGACCCATTCCCTGCCGACATCGGCCCCAGCACCGCTGGAAGTGTCCGCCAGTTTGGCTTCACTTGCCCGGCTGACAGTACTCTACTACAGCCGCTTTGCTGGCGGTGAACAGCGCAGCAGCGTGTTCACTTTCAACGGCGGTTCGCTGGGTAATGTCCAACTCACATTCCAGGAAAGTAATGCCGCAACCACCCTGCATATTGTAGTGGAATCGCCTGAGGCGCGCCAGATGCTCCAGAGGGCGCTACCAAATCTTGAGCAGGAGTGGGCCCATCAAGGACTGAACTTTTCTGATGTGAACGTGGAGGTAGGGGATACCGGTCGTGGGAGTGGTTTCCTAAGCCAGGGAAATCCCACCCGGACCCCAGCCCTCGAATCAGCGGTGATCGATGAGGTCGCTGCTGATGAAGAATCTGAGGGCGTCAGAAACTACGGTTACAATACCGTGGAATTTGTCGCTTGA
- a CDS encoding flagellar hook assembly protein FlgD, with the protein MVDATQATGGSLVFTEGIQSNNSVTITHDEFLTLLIAELENQDPLAPMQSQEMAAQLAQFGSLERLYSIDRQIGESLNVDLLMTQAVNNTMAANLIGRELVAVGDSILLKDGGATLHFKLEDPAAEVTITILDESGQAVRTIRREDLLDGEQEVVWNGADDAGRLLSEGVYRFNITARDADGNPVNAVTTASGIITGISYETGMAVLLVGDLEFPMGNVISIRIPED; encoded by the coding sequence ATGGTAGATGCCACACAGGCCACCGGTGGCAGCCTGGTTTTCACAGAAGGAATCCAGTCCAACAACAGTGTGACCATCACCCATGATGAGTTTTTGACGCTGTTGATTGCGGAGCTGGAGAACCAGGATCCCTTGGCTCCCATGCAGAGCCAGGAGATGGCCGCCCAGCTGGCCCAGTTTGGCAGCCTGGAACGCCTGTACAGTATCGACCGGCAAATCGGTGAGAGTCTCAATGTCGACCTGTTGATGACCCAGGCGGTCAACAACACGATGGCCGCGAACCTCATCGGCAGAGAGCTGGTCGCTGTCGGGGATAGTATTCTCTTGAAGGACGGCGGTGCCACGCTCCACTTTAAGCTGGAGGATCCCGCCGCGGAAGTGACTATCACTATCCTCGATGAATCAGGACAGGCAGTCCGGACTATCAGACGTGAAGACCTGCTTGATGGCGAGCAGGAGGTCGTGTGGAACGGAGCCGACGATGCTGGTCGGTTACTGTCCGAGGGTGTCTATCGCTTCAATATCACCGCCAGGGACGCGGATGGCAACCCAGTGAATGCTGTCACCACCGCGTCAGGCATCATTACCGGGATCAGTTATGAAACCGGTATGGCCGTTCTGCTGGTGGGTGATTTGGAGTTCCCCATGGGCAACGTGATTTCCATCCGCATACCGGAGGATTAG
- a CDS encoding TIGR02530 family flagellar biosynthesis protein gives MRPEELELRTRLQPLRPPQAGPGSRTQGATSAEKKSAFSKVLAGELASRGQAAGISTPTTGVEFSAHALTRLQERNVMLSPHNLQRLDQGVRLAERKGSVNTLVLMDDTAFIVSVKNKKVITAITKDAAVANVFTQIDSATIV, from the coding sequence ATGCGACCAGAAGAGTTGGAACTCCGTACACGACTACAGCCGCTTAGGCCGCCGCAAGCGGGGCCGGGATCGCGCACTCAAGGCGCGACCTCAGCGGAGAAAAAATCCGCCTTCTCCAAAGTGCTGGCCGGAGAGCTGGCCTCCCGGGGGCAGGCAGCCGGTATATCGACTCCGACAACCGGTGTTGAATTCTCCGCCCATGCCCTGACGCGGCTGCAGGAGCGGAACGTCATGCTATCACCTCACAACCTGCAACGCCTGGACCAGGGAGTCCGGCTGGCGGAACGGAAAGGCAGTGTCAATACTCTGGTCCTCATGGACGACACGGCCTTCATCGTGAGCGTGAAGAATAAAAAGGTGATTACGGCAATCACCAAAGATGCGGCTGTTGCAAATGTGTTTACACAGATCGACAGCGCGACGATAGTTTGA